The following are encoded together in the Daucus carota subsp. sativus chromosome 5, DH1 v3.0, whole genome shotgun sequence genome:
- the LOC108220538 gene encoding aquaporin TIP1-1 — MPQIPQIPGIPPIHRVAVGHYDEFTHPGALKAAAAEFFSTLIFVFAGQGAGMAYTKITHGAPTHPSGLVAAALAHGFGLFVAVAAGANLSGGHVNPAVTLGACIGGHLTVVRAVLYIIAQLLGSVAACFLLLFSTGGMTTSAFALSGVSVWSAFVFEIVMTFGLVYTVYATALDPKKGEVGIIAPLAIGLLVGANILAGGAFTGASMNPAVSFGPALVSFDFTNHWIYWAGPLVGGALAAIVYQLIFISESHTHEPLPSHDF; from the exons ATGCCACAGATCCCACAGATCCCCGGGATCCCCCCTATTCATCGCGTCGCCGTCGGACACTACGACGAGTTCACCCACCCAGGCGCGCTCAAGGCAGCCGCGGCAGAGTTCTTTAGCACCCTCATTTTTGTTTTTGCAGGACAAGGTGCCGGCATGGCGTATACTAAGATCACTCATGGCGCACCTACGCACCCATCTGGCCTTGTTGCAGCTGCTTTGGCTCATGGGTTTGGGCTGTTCGTCGCGGTGGCTGCTGGTGCTAATCTCTCTGGTGGTCATGTTAATCCGGCTGTTACCTTGGGGGCTTGCATTGGTGGACACCTCACGGTTGTCCGGGCAGTGCTGTATATTATAGCTCAGTTGCTTGGCTCTGTGGCCGCTTGTTTTCTTCTCCTTTTCTCAACTGGTGGCATG ACAACATCGGCATTTGCTCTGTCGGGCGTATCCGTATGGAGTGCCTTCGTTTTCGAGATCGTGATGACATTCGGACTAGTTTACACGGTGTACGCCACCGCGCTGGACCCAAAGAAGGGTGAAGTAGGAATCATAGCACCCCTTGCAATTGGTTTACTCGTGGGAGCCAACATTCTAGCCGGTGGTGCATTCACTGGAGCATCGATGAATCCAGCTGTGTCATTCGGGCCTGCTTTGGTTAGCTTTGACTTCACCAATCACTGGATTTACTGGGCTGGCCCACTTGTTGGTGGTGCGCTCGCTGCAATTGTGTATCAACTCATTTTTATTAGCGAGAGCCACACGCACGAGCCGTTGCCTAGTCATGATTTCTAG